DNA sequence from the Pseudomonas tritici genome:
AACGTTCGCTGCGGCGGGTGCGGTCCATCACCTGCCCTACCAATTGGCCACAGGCGGCGTCGATGTCTTCACCACGGGTGGTGCGCACGGTGACGTTGTAACCGGCCTGGTGCAGTTGATCCTGGAAACGGCGGATGGCGTTGTTGCTCGGCCGCTCGTAGCCAGAATGGGGAAACGGGTTAAACGGAATCAGGTTGATCTTGCACGGGGTGTTCTTGAGCAGTTCGATCATCTCGACCGCGTGTTCAACCTTGTCGTTGATGTCCTTGAGCATGGTGTACTCAATAGTCAACACGCGCTTCTCGCCCAAAGTTGCCATGTAGCGCTGGCAAGATTCGAGCAGCATCTTAAGCGGATACTTCTTGTTGATTGGCACCAATTGGTTACGCAATGCGTCATTCGGTGCGTGCAGCGACAACGCCAGGGAGACGTCGATGTGCTTGGCCAACTCATCGATCATCGGCACCACGCCGGAGGTCGACAGGGTCACACGGCGCTTGGAGATGCCGTAGCCCAGGTCGTCCATCATCAGGTGCATGGCCGCGATCACGTTGTCGAAGTTCAGCAGCGGCTCACCCATGCCCATCATCACCACGTTGGTGATGGCACGGTCGACGGTCGCCGGGACGCTGCCAAAGGATTTGTTGGCAATCCACACCTGGCCGATGACTTCGGCGGCGGTGAGGTTGCTATTGAAGCCTTGCTTGCCGGTGGAGCAGAAACTGCAGTCCAGGGCACAGCCTGCCTGGGACGAAACGCACAAAGTGCCACGTTTGCCCTGGGGAATGTACACGGTCTCGACGCAACTGCCGGACGCCACACGCACCACCCATTTACGGGTGCCGTCGGTGGAGATGTCCTCGCTGACAACCTCGGGACCACGGACCTCAGCGATGGCTTTGAGCTTGTCGCGCAGGGCCTTGCTGACGTTCGTCATGGCGTCGAAATCGTCGACGCCAAAGTGGTGAATCCATTTCATTACCTGACCGGCACGGAAGCGCTTCTCCCCGATTGAGTCGAAGAATTTCTCCATTTCCGGCTGAGTCAGACCCAGCAGGTTGGTTTTAACAGTCGATGTCGTCATGGATTCACCCTCACTCTTTAAGCCAATGCTTAGCGAGCGGTTACTTCAGTAGCAGCGAAAAAGTACGAGATTTCGCGGGCAGCAGCGGCTTCGGAGTCCGAACCGTGTACAGCGTTGGCGTCGATGGATTCAGCGAAGTCAGCGCGGATGGTGCCGGCAGCAGCTTCTTTAGGGTTGGTAGCGCCCATCAGCTCGCGGTTCAGAGCGATAGCGTTTTCGCCTTCCAGAACCTGAACAACAACAGGACCGGAGATCATGAAGGCAACCAGGTCGCCGAAGAAGCCACGAGCGCTGTGCTCAGCGTAGAAGCCTTCAGCTTCAGCTTTGGACAGTTGCTTGAGTTTCGAAGCTACAACCTTCAGGCCGGCTTTTTCGAAACGAGTGGTGATCTCGCCGATGACGTTTTTTGCAACAGCGTCAGGCTTGATGATGGAGAAAGTACGTTGAACAGCCATGGTGTAACTCCAGAAACGGTAATTTACGAAAAATTAAACCCGCGAATTATACGCGGGTTATTGGGTATTGCCTAACTGCGTAAAAAGGCGGCTCAGTCTGCTTCTTCGATCCACAGGCCTTGAATCGCCTCCAGGACCTTTTCGCCACCCCGGTCAGGGATGTCGTCGAAGTCCGGCAGCGCCATTACCAGATTGCGCAGCTTGACGAAGTTGACCGTAAGAGGATTGACCTCAGGATGAGCTTCAGCAAGTTGTATAGCGATTTCTTGTACATCAACCCATTTCAGGCTCATGACATTTCCTTGAATCAATGCGGCGCTTCGGCTGCATGGTTGAGGGAATACTTCGGAATTTCGACGGTGATGTCTTCCGTCCCGACCTTTGCCTGACAGCTTAGACGCGAAGTCGCTTCCAGGCCCCACGCACGATCAAGAAAGTCCTCTTCCAGCTCATCAGCCTCTTCAAGGCTGTTGAAGCCCTCGCGAATGACGCAATGACAAGTGGTGCAGGCGCACACACCGCCGCAGGCGCTTTCGATTTCGATGTGGTTGTCATGGGCAACTTCGAGGATGGACTTGCCGGTCTCAGCCTCCACGACCATACCGTCCGGGCAATGCTCGGCGTGTGGCAGAAAAATGACCTGCGGCATTAATTATTCCTCGAGTTCATTCAGGTTGCGCCCCGCCAGGGCGGCTTTTACCGACTGGTCCATACGGCGGGCGGCAAAGGCATCGGTCACTTGCGACAGACGCTTGGTCTGTTGCTCGATGGCGTAGCCATCGGTGCCTTTCATCAGTTCGGCCAGCTCCTGCATCTGCAGGTCGATAACCATGCGCTCTTCGGCGTCCAGCAGGCGCTCGCCGTCCGCATCCAGGGCACCCTGCACGGCTTCGAGCAGGCGCTGGGCATCGACTTGCTGCTCACGCAGTACGCGGGCGACCTTGTCGTCACCGGCGTATTGGAACGAATCCTTGAGCATCTTGGCGATTTCGCCGTCGGTGAGGCCGTAGGACGGCTTGACCTGGATGCTGGCTTCAACGCCCGAAGCCAATTCGCGCGCAGCGACACTGAGCAGGCCATCGGCGTCGACCTGGTAGGTCACGCGGATCTTCGCGGCACCGGCCACCATCGCCGGAATGCCGCGCAACTCAAAGCGCGCCAGGGAGCGGCAATCGCTGATCAGCTCGCGTTCGCCTTGCAGCACATGAATCATCATGGCCGTCTGGCCATCTTTGTAAGTAGTGAAGTCTTGGGCGCGGGCGACGGGGATGGTGGTGTTGCGTGGGATCACCTTCTCCATCAGGCCGCCCATGGTTTCCAGCCCCAGGGACAGTGGAATCACGTCAAGCAGAAGCAGTTCGCCACCATCACGTTTGTTGCCGGCCAGGGTATCGGCCTGGATTGCAGCGCCAATGGCGACCACTTGATCCGGATCGATTTCGGTCAGCGGTTGGCGACCAAAGGCCTCGGCGACAGCGTCGCGAACACGTGGCACGCGGGTAGAACCGCCAACCATGACCACGGCACCGACATCTTCCAGCTCGACACCGGAATCACGCACAGCGCGGCGGCAGGCCTTGAGGCTACGAGCGACCATCGGCTCGATCAACGAATCGAAGGCTTCGCGCGTCAGCTGGGCCGACCAAGTGCCGTAGGACACTTCAACGGATACAGCCTCCGTCAGCGCTTCCTTGGCGGCACAGGCAGTTTGCAACAGGTTGCGCTGTTCGCCCGGGTCGAGGTCGGCAGACAAGCCGGCACTGCTGATGATCCAGCCCGCGATGGCGTGATCGAAGTCATCGCCACCCAAGGCGGTGTCACCACCGGTGGCCAGCACTTCAAAAACACCGCCGGTCAGGCGCAGGATCGAAATATCAAAGGTACCGCCGCCCAGATCGTAAATCGCGACCAGGCCTTCGGCATGCTGGTCCAAACCGTAAGCCACAGCGGCTGCGGTCGGCTCGTTGAGCAGGCGCAACACGTTCAGGCCGGCGAGTTTCGCCGCGTCCTTGGTCGCCTGGCGCTGGGCGTCATCGAAATACGCCGGCACGGTGATCACAGCCCCTACCAGTTCGCCGCCCAAGGTGGTTTCTGCGCGCTGGCGCAGCACCTTGAGAATATCGGCCGACACTTCCACCGGGCTTTTCGGGCCCTGGACGGTATCGATAAACGGCATATGGGATTCGCCGCCGATAAAGCGGTACGGCAGTTGGTCGCCCAGTTGCTTGACGTCGGACAGCCCACGACCCATCAAGCGCTTGACCGACAGCACAGTGTTCAAAGGATCGGTAGACGCTGCCAATCTGGCCGACTCACCGACTTCGGTGCGATCAGCGTGGTAACGCACGGCAGACGGCAGGATCACCTGGCCATCGGCGTCGGGCAGCGGTTCGGACAGGCCGCTGCGCAAGGCAGCAACCAGAGAATTGGTAGTGCCCAGGTCAATACCGACCGCCAGGCGACGCTGGTGCGGTTGGGGGCTTTGGCCGGGTTCGGCGATTTGCAGTAGGGCCATGGTAATCAGGTCTTATCTGTCTATCAGGCGTGCATCACGGGCAGCACTGGGTTAATCGTCGAGGCGCTCTTCTAGCTGGCGCACTTCGTAGGAGAGCTTGTCGAGGAACTGCATGCGCCGCATCAGGCGTTCGGCCTGTTCGCGTTGCGCTG
Encoded proteins:
- the hscA gene encoding Fe-S protein assembly chaperone HscA; this encodes MALLQIAEPGQSPQPHQRRLAVGIDLGTTNSLVAALRSGLSEPLPDADGQVILPSAVRYHADRTEVGESARLAASTDPLNTVLSVKRLMGRGLSDVKQLGDQLPYRFIGGESHMPFIDTVQGPKSPVEVSADILKVLRQRAETTLGGELVGAVITVPAYFDDAQRQATKDAAKLAGLNVLRLLNEPTAAAVAYGLDQHAEGLVAIYDLGGGTFDISILRLTGGVFEVLATGGDTALGGDDFDHAIAGWIISSAGLSADLDPGEQRNLLQTACAAKEALTEAVSVEVSYGTWSAQLTREAFDSLIEPMVARSLKACRRAVRDSGVELEDVGAVVMVGGSTRVPRVRDAVAEAFGRQPLTEIDPDQVVAIGAAIQADTLAGNKRDGGELLLLDVIPLSLGLETMGGLMEKVIPRNTTIPVARAQDFTTYKDGQTAMMIHVLQGERELISDCRSLARFELRGIPAMVAGAAKIRVTYQVDADGLLSVAARELASGVEASIQVKPSYGLTDGEIAKMLKDSFQYAGDDKVARVLREQQVDAQRLLEAVQGALDADGERLLDAEERMVIDLQMQELAELMKGTDGYAIEQQTKRLSQVTDAFAARRMDQSVKAALAGRNLNELEE
- the ndk gene encoding nucleoside-diphosphate kinase encodes the protein MAVQRTFSIIKPDAVAKNVIGEITTRFEKAGLKVVASKLKQLSKAEAEGFYAEHSARGFFGDLVAFMISGPVVVQVLEGENAIALNRELMGATNPKEAAAGTIRADFAESIDANAVHGSDSEAAAAREISYFFAATEVTAR
- the iscX gene encoding Fe-S cluster assembly protein IscX, giving the protein MSLKWVDVQEIAIQLAEAHPEVNPLTVNFVKLRNLVMALPDFDDIPDRGGEKVLEAIQGLWIEEAD
- the rlmN gene encoding 23S rRNA (adenine(2503)-C(2))-methyltransferase RlmN translates to MTTSTVKTNLLGLTQPEMEKFFDSIGEKRFRAGQVMKWIHHFGVDDFDAMTNVSKALRDKLKAIAEVRGPEVVSEDISTDGTRKWVVRVASGSCVETVYIPQGKRGTLCVSSQAGCALDCSFCSTGKQGFNSNLTAAEVIGQVWIANKSFGSVPATVDRAITNVVMMGMGEPLLNFDNVIAAMHLMMDDLGYGISKRRVTLSTSGVVPMIDELAKHIDVSLALSLHAPNDALRNQLVPINKKYPLKMLLESCQRYMATLGEKRVLTIEYTMLKDINDKVEHAVEMIELLKNTPCKINLIPFNPFPHSGYERPSNNAIRRFQDQLHQAGYNVTVRTTRGEDIDAACGQLVGQVMDRTRRSERYIAGRELNAADDLPLIAVNRI
- the fdx gene encoding ISC system 2Fe-2S type ferredoxin, producing MPQVIFLPHAEHCPDGMVVEAETGKSILEVAHDNHIEIESACGGVCACTTCHCVIREGFNSLEEADELEEDFLDRAWGLEATSRLSCQAKVGTEDITVEIPKYSLNHAAEAPH